In Eubalaena glacialis isolate mEubGla1 chromosome 2, mEubGla1.1.hap2.+ XY, whole genome shotgun sequence, a single genomic region encodes these proteins:
- the LOC133084841 gene encoding LOW QUALITY PROTEIN: heterogeneous nuclear ribonucleoprotein K-like (The sequence of the model RefSeq protein was modified relative to this genomic sequence to represent the inferred CDS: inserted 1 base in 1 codon; deleted 2 bases in 1 codon), translating to METEQPEETFPNTETNGEFGKCPAEDMEEEQTFKRCRNTDEMVELRILLQSKNARAVIGKGGKNIKALRTDYNASVLFPDSSGPERILSISADTETIGEILKKIIPTLEEGLQLPSPTATSQLPLESDAVECLNYQHSKGCDFDFELRLLIHQSLAGGIIGVKGAKIKELQXNTQTTIKLFQERCPQSTDRVVLIGGKPDRVVECIKIILDLISESPIKGRAQPYDPNFYDETYDYGGFTMMFDDRRGRSVGFPMPGRGGFDRMPPGRGGRPMPPSRRDYDDRSPRRGPPPPPPGRGGRGGGRAWNLPLPPPPPRGGDLMAYDRRGRPGDRYDGMVGFSADETGDSAVDTWSPSEWQMAYEPQGRSGYDYSYAGGHGSYGDLGGSIVTTQVTIPEDLAGSIIGKGGQWMKQICHESGALIKIDEPLEGSEDRIITITGTQDQIQNAQYLLQNSVKQYADVEGF from the exons atggaaactgaACAGCCAGAGGAAACCTTTCCCAACACCGAAACCAATGGCGAATTTGGTAAGTGCCCTGCTGAAGATATGGAAGAGgaacaaacttttaaaagatgTAGAAACACTGATGAGATGGTTGAATTACGCATTCTGCTTCAGAGCAAGAATGCTAGGGCAGTGATtggaaaaggaggcaagaatatcaaGGCTCTCCGTACAGACTACAATGCCAGTGTTTTATTCCCAGACAGCAGTGGCCCCGAGCGCATATTGAGTATCAGTGCTGATACTGAAACAATTGGAGAAATTCTGAAGAAAATCATCCCTACCTTGGAAGAGGGCCTGCAGTTGCCATCACCCACTGCAACCAGCCAGCTCCCGCTAGAATCTGATGCTGTGGAATGCTTAAATTACCAACACTCTAAAGGATGCGACTTTGACTTCGAGTTGAGACTGTTGATTCATCAGAGTCTGGCTGGAGGAATTATTGGGGTCAAAGGTGCTAAAATCAAAGAACTTC GGAACACTCAGACAACAATCAAGCTTTTCCAGGAACGTTGTCCTCAATCCACT GACAGAGTTGTTCTTATTGGAGGAAAACCTGATAGGGTTGTAGAGTGCATAAAGATCATCCTTGATCTTATATCAGAGTCTCCTATCAAAGGACGTGCTCAGCCTTATGATCCCAATTTTTACGATGAAACCTATGATTATGGTGGTTTTACAATGATGTTTGATGACCGCCGTGGACGTTCCGTGGGATTTCCCATGCCAGGAAGAGGTGGTTTTGACAGAATGCCTCCTGGTCGGGGTGGGCGTCCCATGCCTCCATCCAGAAGAGATTATGATGATAGGAGCCCTCGTCGAggacctcctccacctcctcctggacGAGGGGGCCGGGGTGGTGGCAGAGCTTGgaatcttcctcttcctccaccaccacccagaGGAGGAGATCTAATGGCCTATGACAGAAGAGGAAGACCTGGAGACCGTTATGATGGCATGGTTGGTTTCAGTGCTGATGAAACCGGGGACTCTGCAGTAGATACATGGAGCCCATCAGAGTGGCAGATGGCTTATGAACCACAGGGTCGCTCTGGATATGATTATTCCTATGCAGGGGGTCATGGCTCATACGGTGACCTTGGTGGATCTATTGTTACTACACAAGTAACTATTCCCGAAGATCTGGCTGGATCTATTATTGGCAAAGGTGGTCAGTGGATGAAACAAATCTGTCATGAGTCAGGAGCTTTGATCAAAATTGATGAGCCTTTAGAAGGGTCCGAAGATCGGATCATTACCATTACAGGAACGCAGGACCAGATACAGAATGCACAGTATTTGCTGCAGAACAGTGTGAAACAGTATGCAGATGTTGAAGGATTCTAA